The following DNA comes from Fundulus heteroclitus isolate FHET01 chromosome 1, MU-UCD_Fhet_4.1, whole genome shotgun sequence.
CGTTATATAAGCCCCATGCTGTCGTTAATAACAGGAAAACACACCTGCCACCACTCCTTCTCGCCAACAGGCAGCTCCACTCCGTAGCTGTTCAATGCCAGGTAGAGCGCGGCTATGGCGATGTGTTGTGGTGTGTGGCGGATGCACATGTCTCCATGGTAACAGTCTCTCAGCAATGCCCAGGAAGTCTCAGCCACAGGGGTTCGAGACCAGGCATGTCGGTTCACGAGTGCCTTCACAGACAGCAGGTAGTGGAGCAGATACTGCAGGGAAGCAGGCAGACAGAGAATTTAGGGATGACACTCCATCTTTCCTTACCAAGCAGCCCAATCTATGGTAATAAATTTGATCATTTTGATAACCCAACCAACTCAGTGTTTACAAACATGCATGGGTTGCATGAGTTCTTGATCTGATTAAGAATTATTACAGCATCTCTTCTCATGCTATTTATGGCGTTCCTCCGAGCTGCAGTTAGACTTTATCATCTCTGCTGCTCAAAATagactcaataactgtttacaacatgctaatggttgcatgGGTTCTGACCTGATCATGAATTGTTTATAGTTTCTCAGATGCTAAGCAACACCTGCATACGCCTTAGCTACTTTGAGATGCTGCTGTAATATCGTGTATATTGCATATTATCtcatattgttctgtaaataggcagctgtgactttttttccattgttaatttgaatatttcatcttttctaCCTCAAAActatgcaatatttactctggtatttattttgttactgtTAATTTTGAcgtttctgataaagctcatccTCTGCAGCCATAGAACAAACTTTAGACTAGATTAGCTGGGTTTTCACTACTATAAACTGTGTGGAACgcccgaatttccccactgtgggacaataaaggatttctTAACTAATCTATTTCCAgactttttagcttctcagggagcgttttttttttatttttcttacatcgtTCTGTAATCAACTATTTTTCCCCTTCTAATAAGTGTTTCTCCTCTGCTGTacaatttaactttaaatttagcttttttcataTCAGTTAATCTTGTGTGTAAGTCTGGTGTCTTATGTTTTTTGCTGTAGTCACATCCGAATGTCCCGACTGTGGGAcaataacgtttttttttattgtattctattTCCTTATAAAGTATAAAATTGTTACAGATATAGGAACGTGGCACCCCCAGCCACTAGGTGGCACTGTTTGTCAACTGTCACGCTATCAGGTTTTACTCTATTCAACAGTCTCTAACCATGCAGCTACTGGATCAGCAGCAACATTATGACACAGTCTACCTGAAAGGCCAGCATTTGAAGACCTAAAAGCTACGAGATAATACCGAAGTCCTACTTAGCTGTTATTATttctaacatttttaaacccAAAAGGAGAAAGGAAGATGTGGTTCCTGAACGCTTTGCTCTGTTGTATGTGCTTATGTGTGACAAGTGATCAATCagtcattttcatttacattgaCAGATGCTACACACTTTGAACTTTCATGacttttacattaaaataaaaaaaataataaatgccaATCCAGAGAGcacattaataataaacagaaagagTAGGACATCAATAACAGTAGACAGTAACAGAGACAGAAACGGAGGCTGAACGCTGAAGGAGAAGGACAGGGACACATGGCTACCTTGTGAGGATGCTCGAAGGAGACGTGGAAGTTGAGCTGTCGGAGGATGAGGAGCTCACACTGCACCACGCTGTCCCTCAGGTCCCAGAACTCTTTATCACATTCCAGAGGAGCACTACCTTTGTTAAAGTACCTGTGGGGGGGACGAACCGAGAGAGTGGAAaggtttttaaattatatttaaattaaccAGTCAACTTCCTTTTCAGTAAGTCTAAACATTGTATTACATATCCAGCAATTTGTTCCTGGACAGAATAGAAAGTCTAGCATCTTGAACAATGTTATGCAAAAGGCCTGCTGTACCTCACTTAACAACCAAACCTGTTAACTGTTAGATAAGTCGCTTGCTATGAATGCCTctgtgttcacctggacaacagactggactggagatgcatctgtgaagctgtctacagaagggacagagcagactggactTCCTGAGGAAGCTCCGGTCCTTCAGCGTTTGCCGTGAACAGCTACAGACGTTTAATTATTTTCTACACGCAGGGATGttctattgttgtttttgtccaaTCACTCATTTGAATTTTTACTGCGAGCATCAAAGAAATGCAGAGGGTGAGGTGGGATCATACATTAACTAGTTTGGTTTAAATGTCCTGAACTGTTCagaaggagaaaacaaaacccagacGTTTTTCCAGAAGAAATAATGCGGCACAATGTGCATGTTAcgcatattttttttagatacacaGAAAATACTGATGCTGCATGTTTTCCTAATATAGAggagaaaggtttttttttttttaccaagcaAAAGAGCAGAAATGGTAACTTACATTGCCTTCACTCCATGTCTTTTCAGGTGTAAGATTTAAATCGGCCAGTGTAATATCTACTTGTCACCGTGTGCATTACCTGTGGCTGACGTTGATGATGTCCCGGGTCCGAAggtgctgctcctccaccttgcCAGCCAGGTACAAACAGCTCATAGCCACCAGGTAGGGCTCATAAACACGCGATGTGACCCGCTGGAAGAAACGATGGTACAACACACAGGCTGTGGCCACTGGCACCGAGCGCATCCTGAGCTTCACTCCTGAGCAACAAAAAGCCGTGCTGAGACTTGCATCTTATTACAGGTTCATTTATTTCTCCAGTTACAATGATGGCTCAGGCTCTACAAACTATTTCATAAACTGTGTATCATGGTCCTGGAGTTTTCATCCAATAGTCCAGCATCTATTAATGAATGGAGGCAAATGGCATCAGTGGGACCTAAACAACTCATTGTTTTGGTCAGAACACATTAATTTCAGTGCTTTTCTGTTGGGTGTTGCATTACTCTTactaaaattgtattttgaacATATACAACAAGTGTTTAAAACGTCATAATGTCTAAAATAATATCATTTCACTACTTGTACTTAGTTATTCTTGTTAAAGTGATCACGTGTTAAGATATAGGCTAAGACTGCATTTCATTAGGCAGTGGGATAAAGGGCTATTGCACATTTTTATTAGCTTTAAATACCTTCGATCAGATCTCTGTATAATGTAGACTGCGTTATTCTAAATTACCAAGTATCTCAAACGGAACCATGAGAAACACACTTCCAGAAAAGATTGGTGTTTCATGCCTAAGGTTGCCCCAACTCGCACCTGTCTCCATCATGAAGCGACACACACGGAAGTGAGTCCTCGTGTCCCGCGTGGGCTCCGGCGCAGCCTCCCCGCCGGACTCCCGCGTGCCCGGCGGCCGGAGTTCTCCCTCCGGCGCGGCGGACAACCGACGGCACGGACCCTCCATGACACCTGGAAACAACCAGGGGAAACGTGTCTGGGAGCCTAAAGCAAACAACGTCTGCTTCAACTCCCCCTCTGCGTCAACTCACCCACACCCCTGTCTTAATTTCGACAGCAAATTCTTAAGGGAAAACTTGGGGGGAAATGCTGCCGAAcatgtctttttattttgctaGCTCAGTTGTATGGCGCTCCAGTCGACATTTCACTGTGACACCGGAAGATAAACACGTAACCTTCCGgtgtaaatcatttaaaaaataaatcatttgggGGGAAAACTGAACTTTGTGCTGTATTACATTTAGGTGACACACATGAAatcaaaattttattaaatagttTCACGATATTACTAACAAGCTTCGCCGTTTCAGTTTTCCACAAGCAGCATTTAATTTGACTCAGTTGCTAAGCAACAACACAACAGAGTCGGGCGGTAGTAACTGCAGCAATGTCTTCCAGTTTCTCAGCAAACCAGGTAAGATCACTTTCtgtctcataaaaaaaatgcaaaaataacaatatttttttgaatTATATATATGTACCGTAtataaaaaatttgttttgttttgtgtttttgcttatCAAAGTATGACGGCGCCTTCAAATCCCAGAGGCTGCAGAACTGGTGTCAGACTAAACCCGTTAAAGAGGTAGTTACGGGTATCAGCAGCTTGGTACTGCTGGATTAGATTGTATTTTCTGTTACTTATTTGGCACGATATgtcaattttattttctctttttctctcttttgcaGCGACCCAGAGCACATTTAGGTCACACAACCTTTCTTGCAGACAACAGGGGACATCTCCTCCCAGGGGTGAAGGTGGGTGCTCCACACTACTTCTGTTTTCATCTAGATACAGttttcaaaagaactgtaggcATTATCAATAAATCTGACTGCAAATGATTCTACATGTCTCTGTGTGGCTTACAGAAAGGCAGCGCCTGGCCAGACTTCAAAGGGACTTGGGATTTACCGGCTCGTATCCCAGCTCACCACATCAACACAACTGCCCGTTCAGCTGAGGGTCTTGATAGACTCCAGTTGTGGGGATTGTCCCCACCTCAGCAGCACAAATCAGTGTCACAAAGAGGCCGCAGAAGCATAGATACTGACAAGCAGGTCAGGGCTATACTAATATTCTGATATCTTCACCTTGTTCTTAGATCTGCTCCCTTTTAAGATCACATGATCTGCATCCATCAAACCCTCCCCATGACATCCTCATCTGTCACACCAGCCCTCTGCACATCCTCTTTCAGAACATCCATGAGTATTCTTTGGGGTCTTCCTCCCGGCAGTCAGCTCtacattcaattcagtttagtGTATTcaaatagcgccaattcacaataaatgtcatctcaatcaaggcactttaaaaaaaatctaattctatCCAATCATACAAACCAATTCTATTTCAGTTACATACATTTGTAGTTTAGTCTAGCTATCAAACTATGTCAAATTCAGTGTATTATTCATATTGGTTAAGAAGTTagggaacccagcagattgtaaggcaaggcaaatttatttgtatagcacatttcagtacaaagacaatgcaaagtgctttacatgattaaatataatataatataggaaaataaaacagaataaaagcaagttggaatataatgtagaaacaaaataaaacataaaacaaaaaatagacactaaaagcaaatattaaaaacagttggacaacaaagttgaactaatgatgtttcagtaaaacagtttaattagaacagttgtaggcaatcctaaacaaatatgtttttaatctggatttaaagtaactcaggctttccacacttttacagttttacacTTTTACCACCAggtggttcatagtcacctggtgacatgggaaagtaatttccctctgggattattaaagtttgtctgattctgattctgatgtagagctgtgtgcactgaggtccaacagaaccagcacggtggttcttccacagtctgtatttatatggatgtcattaaacaccttgataagggcggtctctgtactgtggtgagcacggaaagctgactggaaaacgtcaaagggGCTGGTCGTTgataagaaggtgtttaattgttgaaatacagctttttcaataatcttactgataaaagggaggtttgagatgggcctgtagttctggagtagaagtttgtctaaattgttcttttttaacagtggtttgataattgctgtttttagggactggggaaaacacctgacagaagggacgtgtttattatctgagtcaaatcagacgctatgccaggcaaaactttctgaaagaaaactgtgggtagaacatcaaggcagcttgaggaggagcttagctgctgaatgatctcctctaagcttttggagtttatttggctgaaatgggacattatgtcagaagtagttccagctgaataaagcattggttctggtgttgatatggtagtacaaagtgatcctctaatttttaggattttttcagtaaagaagttagtaaattcattgcaggccctggtggagtggagttcagaagtcacggacacaggaggatttgttaacctgtcaactgtggaaaataagacacaagcattattaatgtttttcttgatgatctcagagaagaaagagtcccttgcatttttcagttgtaaagtctctctttatagatgtcatagtgaacctgcagtctgttctttctccacctgcgttcagcttttcgacactaccttttttcacttctaactgctggagcatttctccaaggagaatttttcttcctggaaacaaccttcactttaCAAACTGTCTGTGACATGCAGAATTCACTCATCCTAAATGAGCACATTGGGGCTGGTGCTTGCATTTTGTTGTTGATCTTCCAGCAACGGGCGCGCTGGTGGCACAGCGGGTAGCgtgacccatgtacggaggccttattCCTTGACGCGGTTGACCCGGGTctgactccgacccgcggtcctttgctacatgtctctccccctcttccaccccttcctgtcagcctactgtgttaaaaagcgagccactagagccctgaaaaatctccaaaaaaaaaaagtaaaagcaacCCCCTCATGCTGAGCATGCATTTTAGAACAACCgaaggaagaaacctccagtagaacTGTGAGCGGCTATCCGCCTTAACCAACTGGGACGTTGAGaaggagcacacacacacaaaaatgaacaaacacAGAAGGACCGATCCAGGATTAGTTTCTGTGTTGAAGGAAAGACACAAGTTAATGGGTGTTTTGGGAGCTTtatctaggaaaaaaaaacagctaagcagatcagctctgagccagtttttaaATCTATGAGATGAACATGAGCACAGTTAAAGTGCTCACAGTTAGCTGCAGCTAAGGTTCTTTGTTTAATCCGACACGCAACGAGGAAGCAACACTATGAACGAGATCATCAGTTTGCGAAAGGGTAGcagttaaattgaattaaaaatggagcagatttttaaaagttgttaCATAATTGTTTGATAAAGATCTGCTGTGTAAAACATTCTCTCAGAATAAACTCAAAGGTTGTAAAACAAACCTGTCAGACAGGAGAGAATTATGAGAAAATACTGTTGTATGCCAGTGTCAGCATACGGTCCAGAGAATGAAGACAAGTGTAGGTAGGTCTGTATATTTTGAGCAAAGACAACGGAATGTAAGATAAAGGCTACATTTTGGGCTAGCTCATTCAGTGTCcaaatgaatgttaaaatcccccacctATAATGACCTCATCGGTTTctaacactaaatcagataaaaagtctgagaactgatcaGAAAattgagtgtaagggcctggtggacgatacaagaCAAAGACAACAAGTGGTTTTGCTACTTTATATGAGGAAAACTGAGGGTTAGAGACAGTTTTTAAAAGAACTGTAGGCATTATCAATAAATCTGACTGAAAGATGGTTACTACTccttgaaaatgtaaataattttctttagttGATCTATCAATGCTAAAATAACCTTCTTGCTGCGGCCATGTTTCTGTGATACAAAATACATCAATCTGGTTATGAGTCATGAACTAAccaagagagagaagagagatcttatgttcaataaaccacattcaatggttttagttttctgttcagtcaGAGTAGGATTTATTTATAAGATTTTCATGATCTGCTACTTTTAAGTTGGgttttaatgtatttgattGTGGCTTAATGGGTGgctaacagtacagaagctgcaatGAGCTGTTCTAAAGCATGACTCTGCTTCCAgatctggaccctgggttgccACCACTTATGTCCTACATATTCACTATGCCATACCCCACATACGTAAACCTTTAGTACCTCGACTACTTGTAGCTTCAGCTACTTGTAGCAGAGGCCCAACCCTATCATTGCTCTAAGCTGACCAAAGTCTGCTCTGTATTTGCTCAGGCTGTTTTCATAAAGACTCTGTCTGATGTCCAACGGTGGGCACTTCTAGTTTGTGTCATTAGAGTGGTTTTGTAAGGCTTGTCAGATTCAACAAGCGACAGCTGGGGCACCCAGTTTGGTGAGCATGTGAGAGCAGCTTGCCTCGATTTCCACCTTCGTCaccttcatttgttttcttaCCCCTATGTTATGTTTTGAGGTTGGCAAGAAGCAGAACCAGCAGTTAGTCAAGAATCCTTGTATCAGCTTCTAATGACAACTTGTCCAGTTCAAGTACAGCAACATGAGGAGCATTTTTCCACCTCTTCTTCGCTCACCCTAAAATGCCACCTAATGAACctaatgaccccccccccccccctaaccACCTCAGCATAATCACTCCTAGCATAAGCAATTACCAAACAAAAATAGGATTTAAGCAGTAAGAAAAATTGAATTTGTTGTATAACCAAATTGCGACATTGCAAAGTTCAGGATCAGTTTTCAAGACACAATCacttatttattgttattttttaatgtggTTGAAAATCCTTTAACCACACAGGTGGCGGAGGAACCATCTACTCTTTCTTtgagagtctttttttttatagctttgTTGCTTTGAGTCATGCTGAGTAGTGTGACAGCCTGGCAGCATTCCACCTGTTGTTGTTACTAAGTACATAAGTATTCAGTAATTCAAACTGCTTTTCAACAGACAATGGCGATGTAAACTGTGATAAGCCTATGTAAACATAGTCAGGTTGTTTAATGTCAATGAGTCTGCAGGTCTGAAAATCGGTTTGATGCTTGTCAGTACAGTCTAGACTTCTCCTGATTCTGGTTCACTGTCCCTCAGGAAATGAGAAACTGCTCAGTTTCGTTTTGTCTTGTTGTGCAGGTTTGATGGCAAACCTGCAGTGACTGGTTTACTGTAATTTTGCAGTTTTCCAGTTCTTCTGCGTGTGTTCTGCAG
Coding sequences within:
- the cfap126 gene encoding protein Flattop isoform X2, producing the protein MSSSFSANQYDGAFKSQRLQNWCQTKPVKERPRAHLGHTTFLADNRGHLLPGVKKGSAWPDFKGTWDLPARIPAHHINTTARSAEGLDRLQLWGLSPPQQHKSVSQRGRRSIDTDKQTSETSESRVSQRHEVWSSAEQALQTTQQDKPKCATEENQSSTHTAGDETLNRPETTRGRPQSSRGSSYINLQAHRDCQLDH
- the ccnq gene encoding cyclin-Q, with amino-acid sequence MEGPCRRLSAAPEGELRPPGTRESGGEAAPEPTRDTRTHFRVCRFMMETGVKLRMRSVPVATACVLYHRFFQRVTSRVYEPYLVAMSCLYLAGKVEEQHLRTRDIINVSHRYFNKGSAPLECDKEFWDLRDSVVQCELLILRQLNFHVSFEHPHKYLLHYLLSVKALVNRHAWSRTPVAETSWALLRDCYHGDMCIRHTPQHIAIAALYLALNSYGVELPVGEKEWWQVLCEDVTKADINAVISDLLRLYDMEAKCI
- the cfap126 gene encoding protein Flattop isoform X1, yielding MSSSFSANQYDGAFKSQRLQNWCQTKPVKERPRAHLGHTTFLADNRGHLLPGVKKGSAWPDFKGTWDLPARIPAHHINTTARSAEGLDRLQLWGLSPPQQHKSVSQRGRRSIDTDKQTSETSETSESRVSQRHEVWSSAEQALQTTQQDKPKCATEENQSSTHTAGDETLNRPETTRGRPQSSRGSSYINLQAHRDCQLDH